In Camelus ferus isolate YT-003-E chromosome 10, BCGSAC_Cfer_1.0, whole genome shotgun sequence, the following proteins share a genomic window:
- the LOC102514155 gene encoding LOW QUALITY PROTEIN: olfactory receptor 52H1-like (The sequence of the model RefSeq protein was modified relative to this genomic sequence to represent the inferred CDS: substituted 1 base at 1 genomic stop codon), translating into MYNLTGYNTGAFTLLGIPGLEQYHIWISIPFCFIYLVAIVGNSILLYLITVERSLHAPMCFFLSVLAITDLILSTTCVPKTLSVFXFGPQKISFPGCLTQLFFLHYSFVLDLAILMAMAFDRYVAICLPLRYTTILTTRTTVKIALGITFRSFCVFVQCVFLVNRLPFCKTHNIPHTYCEHIGVARLACADISINIWYGFCVPIMTVIIDVILIAVSYTLILCAVFRLPSRDARQKALGTCGSHVCVILIFYIPAFFSILAHRFGHNVPRTFHIMFANLYVIIPPALNPIVYGVKTKQIRDKIILLLFPKGSH; encoded by the coding sequence ATGTACAACCTGACTGGCTACAACACAGGTGCCTTCACCCTTCTGGGCATCCCTGGACTTGAGCAGTACCACATCTGGATCAGCATCCCCTTCTGTTTTATCTATCTTGTGGCCATTGTGGGTAATAGCATCCTTCTCTACCTCATTACAGTGGAGCGCAGTCTTCATGCACCCAtgtgctttttcctttctgtgctgGCTATTACTGATCTCATATTGTCTACCACCTGTGTCCCCAAAACTCTCAGCGTCTTCTGATTTGGTCCCCAGAAAATCAGTTTCCCTGGCTGTCTCACTCAATTATTCTTCCTGCATTACAGCTTTGTTCTAGACTTAGCTATACTGATGGCCATGGCCtttgaccgctacgtggccatctgctTACCCTTGAGATACACCACTATCCTGACCACCAGAACCACTGTCAAAATTGCTCTGGGAATCACCTTCAGAAGTTTCTGTGTTTTTGTCCAGTGCGTTTTCCTTGTAAATCGTCTGCCCTTCTGCAAGACACACAACATTCCCCACACATACTGTGAGCACATAGGTGTTGCCCGGCTTGCCTGTGCTGATATCTCCATCAATATCTGGTATGGGTTTTGTGTTCCAATCATGACGGTGATTATAGATGTGATTCTAATTGCTGTCTCGTACACTCTCATCCTCTGTGCTGTCTTTCGCCTCCCCTCCCGAGATGCTCGCCAGAAGGCCCTGGGCACCTGTGGGTCCCATGTCTGTGTCATCCTTATATTCTATATACcagctttcttttccatccttgcACATCGCTTTGGACATAATGTCCCTCGTACCTTTCACATTATGTTTGCCAACCTCTATGTTATCATCCCACCTGCACTCAACCCTATTGTCTATGGGGTCAAGACCAAGCAGATCCGAGACAAAATCATTCTTCTCCTGTTTCCTAAGGGGTCCCACTGA